A stretch of DNA from Longimicrobium sp.:
CGGCTACCATCCCGCGCCGCTGCCGGAGAACCGGGGGCGCGGGGTGATCCCGTGGACCATCCTGCAGGGGGTGCGCGAGACGGGCGGCACCCTGTTCTGGCTGGACCAGGGGATGGATTCGGGCGACGTCGCGGCGCAGGAGCGCTTCGCCGTGGCCGAGGACGAGACGGCGGCCACGCTGTACGGAAAGCACATGGAGGCGCTGCGGCGGATGCTGGCCGGGCTGATGCCGCGGCTGGCGGAGGGAACGGCGCCGCGGCTGCCCCAGGACCACTCGCGCGCCACCTTCTGCGCCCGGCGCACCGCCGCGGACGGGTGGATCGACTGGACGCGTTCGGCGGACGACGTGTGGGCGCTGGTGCGCGCCTCGGGCGACCCGTACCCCGGCGCCTTCACGGTGCAGGGGGGCGAAAGGCTGGTGGTGTGGGCGGCGGACCGGGTGCGCGACGACCGGTACTGGGGCCTTCCCGGCCAGGTGCAGGCGATGGACGAGCAGGGCGTGCTGGTGCAGTGCGGCGACCGCGGCCACGTGCGGCTTCGGACCGTGCAGCGGGGGGATGGCGAACGGGTTGACGCGCGAAAGGTGCTGCGGATGCACGAAAAGCTGGGGATGGACGGGGCGGCGCTGTTCGCGGCGCTTCCGGGGGAGAGGCGGGCGTGAAGGGGCCGCTGCTGGTGGTGGCGCCGCACCCCGACGACGAGGTACTCGGCGCCGGCGGGACCATCGCCCGGCTCTCGGCCGCGGGCGAGGACGTGTACGTCGTCATCGTCACCAAGGGCTTTCCCCCGCACTGGGACGAGGCGTTCATCGCCCGGGGGCGCGCCGAGGCGGCGGAGGCCCACCGGGTACTGGGCGTGCGCGAAACGTTCTTCCTGGACTTTCCCGCCGCGGCGCTCGACACGGTGGCGCACCGCGACCTGAACGCCCGCATGGGCGAGGTGTTCGCGCGGGTGCGGCCGCACACCGTGCTCATCCCCTTCGTGGGCGACATCCACGCCGACCACCAGCTGGTGTTCCTTTCGGCGCTGGTGGCGTCGCGCCCCTCCACGGCCGCGCCCCCGCGGATGGTGCTGGCGTACGAGACGCTCTCCGAGACCAACTGGAACGCGCCGTACCTGTCGCCGGCCTTCGCGCCGAACGTGTACGTGGACGTGTCGGACCAGCTGGACACCAAGGTGCGCGCCATGGAGTGCTTCGAGTCGCAGATCAAGCCCTTTCCGCACGAGCGCTCGGCCGAGGCGCTGCGGGCGCTGGCCACCATGCGCGGGTGCACCGTGGGCGTGCGCGCGGCCGAGGCGTTCGTGCTGGTGCGCCAGGTCTGGTGACCGACTTCCTGGTGTGGGGGGGCGGGGGCCACGGCAAGGTGGTGGCCGACCTGGTGCGCGCGGCCGGCCACCGGCTGGCGGGGTTCGTGGACCGCGACCCCGCCAAGCGCGGCGTCGTCGTCGAGCCCGGCGGCGCCACG
This window harbors:
- a CDS encoding methionyl-tRNA formyltransferase — encoded protein: MRTVLVGAVESTRVALQAMAESGHPPAALLTLPPDRARRHSDYVHLRPLAQSLGVRVIDAPDVNTPEALAAMAEVAPRHVLVIGWSQICRDDFLAVPAGGALGYHPAPLPENRGRGVIPWTILQGVRETGGTLFWLDQGMDSGDVAAQERFAVAEDETAATLYGKHMEALRRMLAGLMPRLAEGTAPRLPQDHSRATFCARRTAADGWIDWTRSADDVWALVRASGDPYPGAFTVQGGERLVVWAADRVRDDRYWGLPGQVQAMDEQGVLVQCGDRGHVRLRTVQRGDGERVDARKVLRMHEKLGMDGAALFAALPGERRA
- a CDS encoding PIG-L deacetylase family protein → MKGPLLVVAPHPDDEVLGAGGTIARLSAAGEDVYVVIVTKGFPPHWDEAFIARGRAEAAEAHRVLGVRETFFLDFPAAALDTVAHRDLNARMGEVFARVRPHTVLIPFVGDIHADHQLVFLSALVASRPSTAAPPRMVLAYETLSETNWNAPYLSPAFAPNVYVDVSDQLDTKVRAMECFESQIKPFPHERSAEALRALATMRGCTVGVRAAEAFVLVRQVW